In the genome of Cryptomeria japonica chromosome 8, Sugi_1.0, whole genome shotgun sequence, one region contains:
- the LOC131079540 gene encoding uncharacterized protein LOC131079540 isoform X2 produces the protein MAEGKASTIIMIFVFVVDVIAFSLAVAAEQRRSTAQVVPDNNSEYTYCQYDSDIATGFGVGSFLFLFLSQALLMAVTRCLCCGKSLRPGGSRAWSIVLFIATWLTFIIAEACFVGGAARNAYHTKYRAIYKVTDQPCDTLRKGVFAAGAAFTVFTFILSELYYMSFAKAQEGGWAPYG, from the exons ATGGCTGAAGGCAAGGCTTCCACAATTATCATGATTTTCGTCTTTGTTGTTGATGTTATTGCATTTTCGCTTGCTGTCGCTGCAGAGCAGAGGAGAAGTACT GCACAGGTGGTTCCAGACAATAATAGTGAATACACTTACTGTCAGTATGATTCTGACATAGCAACTGGCTTTGGAGTGGGATCATTTCTGTTTCTCTTTCTCAGCCAGGCGCTGCTAATGGCTGTCACACGGTGTCTATGCTGTGGAAAGTCTCTTAGGCCAGGAGGATCTCGTGCATGGTCTATTGTTTTGTTCATTGCAACCTG GTTAACATTTATAATTGCAGAAGCTTGCTTTGTTGGTGGAGCTGCTAGAAATGCCTATCATACCAAATACAGGGCTATCTATAAAGTAACTGATCAGCCTTGTGATACACTGCGAAAGGGGGTATTTGCAGCAGGTGCAGCCTTTACAGTCTTCACCTTTATCCTGAGTGAGCTGTACTATATGAGTTTTGCTAAGGCTCAGGAAGGTGGATGGGCACCATATG GATAG
- the LOC131079540 gene encoding uncharacterized protein LOC131079540 isoform X1 produces the protein MAEGKASTIIMIFVFVVDVIAFSLAVAAEQRRSTAQVVPDNNSEYTYCQYDSDIATGFGVGSFLFLFLSQALLMAVTRCLCCGKSLRPGGSRAWSIVLFIATWLTFIIAEACFVGGAARNAYHTKYRAIYKVTDQPCDTLRKGVFAAGAAFTVFTFILSELYYMSFAKAQEGGWAPYGRESAIGMSSYA, from the exons ATGGCTGAAGGCAAGGCTTCCACAATTATCATGATTTTCGTCTTTGTTGTTGATGTTATTGCATTTTCGCTTGCTGTCGCTGCAGAGCAGAGGAGAAGTACT GCACAGGTGGTTCCAGACAATAATAGTGAATACACTTACTGTCAGTATGATTCTGACATAGCAACTGGCTTTGGAGTGGGATCATTTCTGTTTCTCTTTCTCAGCCAGGCGCTGCTAATGGCTGTCACACGGTGTCTATGCTGTGGAAAGTCTCTTAGGCCAGGAGGATCTCGTGCATGGTCTATTGTTTTGTTCATTGCAACCTG GTTAACATTTATAATTGCAGAAGCTTGCTTTGTTGGTGGAGCTGCTAGAAATGCCTATCATACCAAATACAGGGCTATCTATAAAGTAACTGATCAGCCTTGTGATACACTGCGAAAGGGGGTATTTGCAGCAGGTGCAGCCTTTACAGTCTTCACCTTTATCCTGAGTGAGCTGTACTATATGAGTTTTGCTAAGGCTCAGGAAGGTGGATGGGCACCATATGGTAGAGAATCTGCTATTGGAATGAGTAGCTATGCTTAG